Within the Salarias fasciatus chromosome 2, fSalaFa1.1, whole genome shotgun sequence genome, the region ATCCTACAgcagaaatgttaaaatatacagcaggagttttgtttctcagtttaaCGCCTATTTTGACAGCAGCTACAAAACTCTTGCACATTTTTAAGAGTGAGTTGATGGCATTGATAAATGTTAGGCATCTAGACAAATCAGGACATCGGATGATTCACACAGAAGAAATCAAGTAGAAATGCCAAAGTAAAGTACAACATTAAGAATATGAACAATTTCATTAAGTTACTAATCTCAGAATGTTAGAATAGAATAAGCATcttcatgaataaataatgacgTCGAGGGAGAAAGAACATCAAGCGACACAGGAGGAGCACAGTTTCAGCGTGCcgcgctgcgttcagggactcAGTCCACCGCTTCAGTGAGGTCGCATGAGGAGGTTGGGTGAAGAAACACTTCAGTGCACCAGCGGCTGGCCGTCGGGTCGGAGGTGACATTCAAGAGAGCGTTCCTTCTGCTGATGGCAGTATCAGTCCCCATCAGAGTTAAGTCACATCTTACATGGttgaaaactaaataaaaacctaacaaaaaaaaaaaaaacaaaacaaaacgggACAAGTGTGAAGGGAGTAAAATGTCCGTGTGATCAAACCCCCGTGGGGGCGAGGCGGCTGATGAAGGCGATGCTGCTGAGGCACATCCTCCTGAAGAAGGCGGGGCAGGCGGGCTTCATGATGAAGTGCTCCAGGAGGATCCGCAGCTCGGTGAACAAGGTGCTGGGAGGAGCGCAGACGGAGTTAAAGCTCAGCTCTCAGCGTTCACACATCGCCTCGTCTCGTTCAGACACTCACCGGCAGTACGGGTTTCTCCTGGAGGTGTAGCGCAGAGTGAGGAATCTGTAGTAGATGAAGGGCAGCAGCAAGCTTCCCTGGCCGCTGAGCAACGCAGAGGAACACGTTACAGAGACACCCGACAACCTCCACCACGTACCTGCAGTGtcagactgcacacacacctgaagagcATGAAGACGGTGGCCGGCATCAGGAAGATCTCGTTGCAGGCGATGAACTTGAGGATGTTCTGCTGATTGGAGGTCAGTTTGTCCAGAAGGTTTCTGACGAACATCAGGCTGCTGGGGCCCATTTGCTGCAAGAACACGAAAAGACAGACACAAAAGTGATCAACTGTCACAGAGAAACAGCTTTCAGGCGCTTTAGATGAAGTACAGTGAATCATCTACCTCTTTTGAGACCACTAAACCTACCTGGCTGGTGCTAACAGCTGGCTTATGGTTTTTAAATAATGACTAAAAGCCACAGCAGGCACTGCTGATTATACTCACATCCAGAACCTTCTTTGTGTACGTGGTCGCATGGAGCAACGAGAACAGGAAAACTGGGAAGATGCTCACTGGATTTCAAGGTTAAGGAGGAATCATTTAGCTGGGACTCGTTTCCACTCATAACACTCATACAAGCTCCTCAAAACTGCACCACAGAAGTTTGGTAAAGCATTGCCTGCTTGAATTTAATCTCTAATCTCTGTTTTACTGAAAGAGATCTGTCTTGTGGATGAGCAGCTGCCGCCACAGCTGTCAGAGA harbors:
- the tmem33 gene encoding transmembrane protein 33, coding for MADTNQQAPPPSVGPVQFLMSNKLETAMWLSRLFTVYCSVMFILPVLGPYAAANFYQRALLANALTSALRLHQRLPRFQLSRAFLAQALQEDSCHYLLYSLILVNSYPITMSIFPVFLFSLLHATTYTKKVLDQMGPSSLMFVRNLLDKLTSNQQNILKFIACNEIFLMPATVFMLFSGQGSLLLPFIYYRFLTLRYTSRRNPYCRTLFTELRILLEHFIMKPACPAFFRRMCLSSIAFISRLAPTGV